The Deltaproteobacteria bacterium genome includes the window CGGAGACGACATGGTCCCCCTGATCCGCTACGCCAGCGTGAACGGGATCCCCGTCATGGAACTGCTCGAGAAGAAGTACGGCAACGCCGCCAAGGCGAAGGAAGTGATGGACGCCATGGTGAAGCGGACCCGCGGCGCGGGCGGCGAGGTGGTCGCGCTCCTCAAGACCGGCTCCGCCTTCTACTCCCCCGCTTCCTCCGCCATCGCCATGGCCGAGTCGATCCTCAAGGACCAGAAGCGCGTCCTCCCCTCCTGCGTCTACCTGAACGGCGAGTTCGGCGTGAAGGGGTACTTCGTGGGCGTCCCGACCGTCCTGGGCGCCGGCGGGGTCGAGAAGATCATCGAGTTCAAGCTCAGCGCGGAGGAGCAGGCGATGATGGACAAGTCCGTCGCCGCCGTGAAGGGGCTGGTCGACACGATGAAGTAGCCCGTTCGAGCCGTTCCCGATTCCTCGGACGGCCGGATCGGTCTCGCGACCGATCCGGCCGTTCCCGTTTCAATCAGCGGTTGCACTCACGATAACCTTGTTTTATTATTCGGGTGTCGCACTTCATCGGAAGGAGCGAAACGATGCGGCGCACCCTGATCGCGGCGATCCTGCTGCTTGCGGCTTCTCTTTCACCGCCTCCCCCTTGCGCGTCCGCCGACGATGCGGTCGGCGTGGTGCGAAGCCGATCGGGGGAATCCGTGGTCGTCCGGGGCGGAAAGGACCTCCCCGCCACGCCGGGGATGAAGCTCCTCCAGGGCGACATCCTCTCCACGGGGCCCGACGGATCGTTGGGCGCGATCCTCCGTGACAACTCCTCCATATCCCTGGGGCCGGACAGCCGGCTGGCGATTCGCGACTTCCGCTTCTCTCCCGCGGAGGGAAAATTCGGCCTGCTGGTCAGGATCTCCAGGGGGACGATGGCGTATCTCTCCGGGCTGATCGGGAAGCTCTCCCCCGACTCCGCACGGTTCGAGACCCCCGTGGCGACCATCGGAATCCGCGGAACCCGGTTCGCCGTAAAGGTGGGAGAACCCGCTCCGCAGTGAAACGCGCGTACGGCCTCGTCATGCTTCTCCTGCTCTGCGCCTGCGCGGCGCCTCCCCCCCGGCCCGCCGCTCCGCCGCCCCGCGACGTCGTGGTGCTGCTCCCGGACGACCAGGGAAAAACGGGCTCCGTCGTGGTGACCGGCGCGGGGACCGAGCGCGTCCTCTCGAAACCGGGACAGGCCGTGGCGGTATCCAAAGGCTCCGCTCCCGGGGACCCCTTCGTCCTGTCCGACTCCGAGCTGGCGGCGATGGCCGGTCCGGCGCTCCGGGCGCTCCCCCCTCCCCCGGCGCAATTCATCTTCTACTTCAACCTCGGCGAGTCGGAGCTGACGGACGAGTCGAGGGCGAGGCTTCGGGACGCCGCGCGGACCATCCGGGAGCGGTTCCCGGTCGACGTGAGCGTGGTGGGCCACACCGACACCGTCGGAGACAAGCGGTACAACTATCAGCTGTCGCTCAAGCGTGCGCGGTCGGTCGCCGCCCTGCTCTCCGCGGAGGGGGTCGACCCGGCGATCATGGAGATCACGTCCCACGGCAAGGACAACCCCCTCGTCCCCACCGGCGACCAGGTCCCCGAACCGCGGAACCGCCGCGTGGAGGTGACGGTGCGTTGACCGGCGAGAACTGCGGGTCCCGGTGAAGCGCCGCCCCCCCACCCGCCCGCTTCCGCTCCTTCTCGCCGGTGCCCTTCTCACGCTGCTCATGGCGGCGATCTGCGTATGGCCTCCCCCCCTCGCGGTCTTTCTCGAGGGGAAGATCTACGATTCCATCCTCCGCTCCGCCCCGCACCGGCCGCCGACCGGCGCCGTCGCGATCGCGGATCTCGACGAGGCCAGCCTCGCGAAATTCGGCCAGTGGCCGTGGCCCCGGTACCGGGTCGCGCTGCTCCTTCGGAAGATCCATGAAGCGGGGGCGGTCGCCGTCGGGATCGACATGGTGTTCGCGGAACCGGACCGGACCTCCCTGCGCTCCCTCTCCGAATCGATCCGGCGCGATTTCGGTACGGAGATCGCCCTCGCCGGCATTCCGCCCGAGGCGCAGGACGCGGACGCCGCCCTCGCGAAGGCGGTGGCGGAAGGACCGTTCGTCCTCGGATACTCGTTCGACTTCGAATCCCTCCGCGGGGAATCGTGCGTCCTTCATCCCCTGCGGGCCGCGGTTCGATCGACCGGCGACGCCGGGGAACCCGTCGGTTTCTTCGACGCCCCGGGGGTCGTATGCAACCTCCCCGCCCTCTCGAAGGCGGCGGGTTCCTCCGGCTTCGTAAACGTCGCGCCGGATCCCGACGGCGTGGTCCGGCGCGTCCCCCTCGCCATCCGCCACAAGGGGACGTTGTATCCGAGCCTCGCGCTGGCGGTGTATCTTCGCGCGCGCGGAGGCACCCCGGTCCTCGAGACCGGACCCGAGGGAGCGAAGGCGCTCCGGCTCGACGGGAAGGTCGTTCCGCTCGACCGGCGCGGGAACCTCCTCGTGAACTTCCGCGGCGGGCGCCGCGCGTTTCCCCACGTCTCCGCGCAGGCGCTCCTCGACGGCACCGCGGACCCGTCGGCGCTTTCGGGAAAGCTGGTCCTTCTCGGCACCACCTCCGCGGGGCTGCACGAGATCCGGACCACGCCGCTTTCGGCGGTACAACCGGGCGTCGAGATCCACGCCACGATCGTCGACGATCTGGTCGCGGGGGACCCGGTCGCCCAGCCGGCATGGGCCGGCGCGGTCCGCCTCCTGCTCGTCCTGCTGCCCGGATTGCTCCTGACCGGGCTGCTTTCCCGGGCGCGCGCCGCCTCGGCGCTCGCGGCCATGATACCGTCGGCCGTCTTCCTGGTCGCCGGCTCCTGGTGGCTCCTCGCGCACCGGCGCCTGTTCCTTCCGCCCCTGCTCCCGCTCGCGACGATGGCGTCCGTCTTCACGGTGCTGACGTCGATGCGGTTCCTGCAGGCCGAGCGGGAGGTGCGGGAGCGGACCCGGAAGCTCGCCCTGACGCAGGATGCGGTCATCCAGAGCCTCGCGGCGCTCGCGGAGACGCGCCACCACGAGACCGGCGGGCACATCCAGCGCACGCGCCACTACATGCGCGCGCTTGCCACGCACCTGCGGGAGCACCCCCGGTTTCGGCGCCACCTGGACGAGGAGACGGTGGACCTGCTCTTCCGGCTCGCGCCGCTCCACGACATCGGCAAGGTCGGGGTCCGCGACGACATCCTCCTCAAGCCCGCACCCCTGACGCCGGAGGAGTACGAGGAGATGAAGCGCCACACGATCTACGGATCCGAGACGATCCGGATGGCGAAGAACTTCCTCGGGGAGGACTCGTTCCTGCAGGTGGCGGACGAGATCGCGCTCAACCACCACGAGCGGTGGGACGGCACCGGATATCCCCGGGGGCTTGCGGGGGACGAGATCCCCATCCCGGGCCGCCTGATGGCCGCGGCGGACGCGTACGACGCCATCATCAGCCCCCGCCTGTACAAGCCGGCGATCCCCCACGAAGAGGCGGTCGATATCATCCGCGAACGGAGAGGGACGTACTTCGATCCCGACGTGGTCGACGCCTTCCTGGAGATCCGGGACGAGTTCCGGGCGATCGCGGACCGCTATGCCGGAACCGGGGTGGAGCCCGAACCGCCCGCCGACCGATGAGCTGAATGCTCCGGGGGGCCCCCGCGCGCGCCGAACCCTCTCGCCAGGACGAGGAGGACGATCCCGCTCGCCGCCAGGGCCGGAACGGCGATCCACAGGGCCTTCGATAGCGCCTCTCCCCTTTCGGCCCCCTCCGCGATGAACCGCGCGCTCCGGTGCCCCACCCATTCCGGGCTCAGCGCATCCCCCAGCAGGTGGATGAGGAACACGTTCACGGCCACCCCGGTGGCGCGGATGCTGGCCGGCACGCAGCTCACCGCC containing:
- a CDS encoding malate dehydrogenase (Catalyzes the reversible oxidation of malate to oxaloacetate); the encoded protein is GDDMVPLIRYASVNGIPVMELLEKKYGNAAKAKEVMDAMVKRTRGAGGEVVALLKTGSAFYSPASSAIAMAESILKDQKRVLPSCVYLNGEFGVKGYFVGVPTVLGAGGVEKIIEFKLSAEEQAMMDKSVAAVKGLVDTMK
- a CDS encoding FecR domain-containing protein, with protein sequence MRRTLIAAILLLAASLSPPPPCASADDAVGVVRSRSGESVVVRGGKDLPATPGMKLLQGDILSTGPDGSLGAILRDNSSISLGPDSRLAIRDFRFSPAEGKFGLLVRISRGTMAYLSGLIGKLSPDSARFETPVATIGIRGTRFAVKVGEPAPQ
- a CDS encoding OmpA family protein, encoding MKRAYGLVMLLLLCACAAPPPRPAAPPPRDVVVLLPDDQGKTGSVVVTGAGTERVLSKPGQAVAVSKGSAPGDPFVLSDSELAAMAGPALRALPPPPAQFIFYFNLGESELTDESRARLRDAARTIRERFPVDVSVVGHTDTVGDKRYNYQLSLKRARSVAALLSAEGVDPAIMEITSHGKDNPLVPTGDQVPEPRNRRVEVTVR
- a CDS encoding CHASE2 domain-containing protein; translated protein: MKRRPPTRPLPLLLAGALLTLLMAAICVWPPPLAVFLEGKIYDSILRSAPHRPPTGAVAIADLDEASLAKFGQWPWPRYRVALLLRKIHEAGAVAVGIDMVFAEPDRTSLRSLSESIRRDFGTEIALAGIPPEAQDADAALAKAVAEGPFVLGYSFDFESLRGESCVLHPLRAAVRSTGDAGEPVGFFDAPGVVCNLPALSKAAGSSGFVNVAPDPDGVVRRVPLAIRHKGTLYPSLALAVYLRARGGTPVLETGPEGAKALRLDGKVVPLDRRGNLLVNFRGGRRAFPHVSAQALLDGTADPSALSGKLVLLGTTSAGLHEIRTTPLSAVQPGVEIHATIVDDLVAGDPVAQPAWAGAVRLLLVLLPGLLLTGLLSRARAASALAAMIPSAVFLVAGSWWLLAHRRLFLPPLLPLATMASVFTVLTSMRFLQAEREVRERTRKLALTQDAVIQSLAALAETRHHETGGHIQRTRHYMRALATHLREHPRFRRHLDEETVDLLFRLAPLHDIGKVGVRDDILLKPAPLTPEEYEEMKRHTIYGSETIRMAKNFLGEDSFLQVADEIALNHHERWDGTGYPRGLAGDEIPIPGRLMAAADAYDAIISPRLYKPAIPHEEAVDIIRERRGTYFDPDVVDAFLEIRDEFRAIADRYAGTGVEPEPPADR